TCTGGGCTGTAATTTAACAAGTTAAATACCATATTGTTCGCGATATACCATCATCGCACTTAAATGCTGCTGCATATCTGCGCGCTCCGTGAGATAGACGATTAAGTCACTCATTGTAATAATTGAATAGACTTTGCAGTGATAATCACGCTCGACCTCTTGCACCGCCGAGATTTCACCCTTCCCTTTTTCTTGGCGGTCAAGGCACAAAAGCACACCATTAAGTGTTGCATTTTGCTGCTTAATAATTTCCATTGACTCTCGAATTGCAGTTCCCGCGGTAATGACATCATCAACCACCACGACTTTTCCTTTTAATGGGCTTCCGACTAACGTACCGCCTTCGCCATGATCTTTCGCTTCTTTACGGTTAAAGCAGTATGGCATATCAATATCATGATGTTCAGCTAATGCGACCGCAGTTGTTGTCGCAATAGGAATACCTTTATACGCCGGCCCAAACAGGACATCACATTCAATCGCACTTTCCTTGAGAGCCTGCGCATAAAAACGACCAACGAGAGCTAGGTCACGCCCTGTGTTAAATAATCCTGCATTAAAAAAGTAAGGACTTTTGCGGCCTGATTTCAGCGTAAACTCACCAAATTTAAGTACTTCTTTTTTCATGGCAAGTTCTATAAATTCGCGCTGATAAGCTTTCATGGGTCAATTCCTCAATAATTAACGTCAATATGTTTAAAACGATAAATCACACATCACTGATTGCTAATCGCAAACAATCAGACATAAAAAAGGCGACTATTTCAGCCGCCTATTAAAAATAACTTTACTTCAACGCTTCTCGCTGAGCTTCGAAAATGGAATCTAGTCCCGTTTTAGCAAGCGCTAATAATGATAGTAGCTCTTCATGACTAAACGGCTCTCCTTCAGCCGTTCCTTGAACTTCAATCATACGACCATCGTCCATCATCACAACATTCATATCGGTTTCAGCCGCAGAATCTTCGACATACTCAAGGTCACACAACGCTTCGTTATTCACGATCCCGACAGAAACAGCTGCAACCATCGATTTCAATGGGCTTTTTACCAATTTACCTTGTTCAACCATTTTATTTAATGCATCAACCAAAGCGACACAAGCGCCTGAAATTGCAGCGGTACGCGTTCCACCATCAGCTTGGATCACATCACAATCTAATGTAATGGTATATTCACCTAACTTTTTAAGATCAACAGCTGCGCGTAAAGAACGAGCTATTAAACGTTGAATTTCCATGGTACGCCCTGTTTGCTTTCCTTTGGCTGCTTCACGTTGGTTACGTGAATTAGTCGCACGAGGTAACATACCATATTCTGCGGTGACCCAACCTTGACCTTGGCCTTTTAAAAAGCGAGGTACACCTTCTTCTACTGTTGCATTACATAACACCTTCGTGTCGCCAAACTCAATAAGAACAGAGCCTTCCGCATGCTTAGTATAGTTGCGTGAAATCTTAATTGGACGCATTTGGTCTGCCATTCTGCCTTCTGGACGCATGGTGTTATCTCCATTTTCAACTTAATTGTCGCGCATTATACGTGCTTAAAACGATAATGCCTATCATGACATCATGCATAGCGCTATAATCTTGTCATATCCATTTTTATAGGAACGAATTATGATCCGTAGTATGACCGCTTTTGCCCGCCGTGATATCAAGGGGGAATGGGGGAGTGCGGCCTGGGAGCTGCGTTCCGTTAATCAACGTTACCTAGAAACCTACATTCGTCTCCCTGAACAATTCCGAAGCCTAGAGCCAGTTATCCGTGAAAGGATCCGCTCTCGTCTCACTCGAGGTAAAGTCGAATGTAATCTGCGCTTTGAGTTAGATGGTGCAAATCGTGGTGAGTTGATCCTTAACGAAGAACTTGCACGTCAAATTATTAGTGCCGCTAATTGGGTGAAAAATTATAGTCACGAAGGTGAAATTAACCCATTAGAAATTTTGCGTTGGCCCGGTGTAATGTCCGCTGGCGAACAAGATTTAGATGCGATTAGTGAACAACTTTTATTAGGGCTTGATGAAACACTTGATGCCTTTATACAAAGCCGAGAAGCTGAAGGTGCTGCACTACATACTTTAATTGAGCAACGTCTTGATGGTGTTCTCGTTGAAGTCGCTAAAGTTCGTCAACATATGCCTGAAATTTTGCAATGGCAACGCGAGCGCTTGAAAACTAAGTTAGAAGAAGCTGATATTCAAGTCGATAGTAACCGTTTAGAGCAAGAACTGATCCTATTAGCGCAACGCGTTGATGTCGCTGAAGAACTTGATAGGCTCGAAGCTCATGTAAAAGAAACGCGTAATATCCTTAAAAAGAAAGATGCTAATGGCCGACGCCTTGATTTTATGATGCAAGAGTTCAACCGTGAATCTAATACGCTAGCCTCAAAATCAATTAATAGTGAAGTTACCAATTCGGCTGTTGAGCTGAAAGTGTTGATTGAACAAATGAGAGAGCAGATTCAAAATATTGAATAAGCAATTGCTTTTTTGTGTCTAGTAGAGCCGGTAAATATTACTGGCTTCTCTACTCATACATTATACATACTTAAATTTTTCCATTGATTAGCCCTCCGCACTTTACTTTTGATAATGATAATTGTTATCGTTATGTC
This portion of the Providencia manganoxydans genome encodes:
- the pyrE gene encoding orotate phosphoribosyltransferase, whose translation is MKAYQREFIELAMKKEVLKFGEFTLKSGRKSPYFFNAGLFNTGRDLALVGRFYAQALKESAIECDVLFGPAYKGIPIATTTAVALAEHHDIDMPYCFNRKEAKDHGEGGTLVGSPLKGKVVVVDDVITAGTAIRESMEIIKQQNATLNGVLLCLDRQEKGKGEISAVQEVERDYHCKVYSIITMSDLIVYLTERADMQQHLSAMMVYREQYGI
- the rph gene encoding ribonuclease PH, with the translated sequence MRPEGRMADQMRPIKISRNYTKHAEGSVLIEFGDTKVLCNATVEEGVPRFLKGQGQGWVTAEYGMLPRATNSRNQREAAKGKQTGRTMEIQRLIARSLRAAVDLKKLGEYTITLDCDVIQADGGTRTAAISGACVALVDALNKMVEQGKLVKSPLKSMVAAVSVGIVNNEALCDLEYVEDSAAETDMNVVMMDDGRMIEVQGTAEGEPFSHEELLSLLALAKTGLDSIFEAQREALK
- a CDS encoding YicC/YloC family endoribonuclease, whose translation is MIRSMTAFARRDIKGEWGSAAWELRSVNQRYLETYIRLPEQFRSLEPVIRERIRSRLTRGKVECNLRFELDGANRGELILNEELARQIISAANWVKNYSHEGEINPLEILRWPGVMSAGEQDLDAISEQLLLGLDETLDAFIQSREAEGAALHTLIEQRLDGVLVEVAKVRQHMPEILQWQRERLKTKLEEADIQVDSNRLEQELILLAQRVDVAEELDRLEAHVKETRNILKKKDANGRRLDFMMQEFNRESNTLASKSINSEVTNSAVELKVLIEQMREQIQNIE